From Drosophila suzukii chromosome 2R, CBGP_Dsuzu_IsoJpt1.0, whole genome shotgun sequence, a single genomic window includes:
- the LOC108010235 gene encoding general transcription factor 3C polypeptide 3: protein MEDSDSNEVLIEEIDSNDVPENELEQFQETEPLRVVDIIDCDADGERRSFEEEEEEGALIKRYVQGVQCLEFPDFCTKLEASDEEEEEPLETAPASTSVEQPSTSAQAKAPQEQSSGSGRSGGGGFRKSQLSTALQGLMGEANLSFVYGRFETAERICMEIIRQNPLASEPFYTLAEIYENRDEVKFLNFSTLAAHLNPQDRDMWIRVSDLLVQQGNLARARLIYTKAIKMLPKVYQLRLRKAQLLQKMGETNASMFTYLKMLPLMPPDEWKMCLNTAKNVARYFHVLEKHTLALEAMEGAYSVCGGRFTLEDINIYLELLILNKQYAKVLRCLRERTNFELENDQEESLELIYFCEIPDDYVPELRAKLCVSLIHMRAHHLLGYIIQNVQEHITLTADRVELYMDITEALMQEHKYAEAIALMSPITDGDTVECPAFVWLRQAECLRQLNRTNEAIQSYEKVVQLAPFCYDARFTLSALLKQQGRHEEAVQALEQPGEAEGQPLIARLLYERCVMLQQIGRIEEFLDVGYALLSRHSIKLYNREEMMAAANGGSAYNSESLKTIIQMRSKAVDNSAEQDLQDPAKNAASETSDLTVKDEFNLFQELVRTAFKHGMHSAAEKICFAMVTTKRFTYYHHEIERIMVLTCYYNDDCAIAFSYLRELIAKQPSQTTLWNMLSLMIQKGDEVRYYRYMRRLMQRHPVDTKPMRIFQGHYHLNCASFKYALNIYMPILRENPDALVALCIAVAFNQLSLQKKVLRKSASVAQAVAFAQRYKELRSAGHEFGDCAAQQEIFYNIGRIYHQANILHLAVEYYERALAVPLHPLIAEHESTLGLQHEVAFNLHLIYRAHGNKWKARQYLMRYCVV from the exons ATGgaagattcggactcaaatgAGGTCCTGATCGAGGAAATAGACAGCAACGACGTGCCGGAGAACGAGCTGGAGCAGTTCCAGGAAACGGAGCCGCTGCGCGTGGTGGACATAATCGACTGCGACGCCGATGGCGAGCGCAGGAGCTTTgaggaggaagaggaggaAGGAGCTCTAATCAAGCGCTATGTGCAGGGCGTCCAGTGCCTGGAGTTCCCCGACTTTTGCACCAAGCTGGAGGCCAgcgacgaggaggaggaggagcctCTGGAAACAGCACCGGCCTCCACCAGCGTGGAGCAGCCCAGCACTTCAGCTCAAGCTAAGGCACCGCAAGAGCAGTCCTCGGGAAGTGGTCGTTCCGGCGGCGGTGGCTTCCGGAAGAGTCAGCTGAGCACCGCTCTGCAGGGACTGATGGGCGAGGCCAACCTGAGCTTCGTTTATGGACGCTTTGAAACCGCCGAGCGCATCTGCATGGAGATCATCCGGCAGAATCCGCTGGCCAGCGAACCCTTTTACACCCTGGCCGAGATCTATGAGAACCGCGACGAGGTCAAGTTCCTTAACTTCTCAACGCTGGCCGCCCACTTGAATCCCCAGGATCGGGACATGTGGATACGGGTCTCCGACCTCCTCGTGCAGCAGGGCAACCTGGCCCGTGCCCGCCTCATCTACACGAAGGCCATCAAGATGCTGCCCAAGGTGTATCAACTGCGGCTGCGAAAAGCGCAGTTGCTGCAGAAAATGGGCGAGACCAACGCTTCGATGTTTACGTACTTGAAGATGCTGCCCCTGATGCCGCCAGACGAGTGGAAGATGTGTCTGAACACAGCCAAGAACGTGGCCCGCTACTTCCATGTCCTCGAGAAGCACACACTGGCCCTGGAGGCCATGGAGGGGGCGTACAGCGTTTGCGGAGGGCGCTTCACGCTGGAGGACATTAACATCTACCTGGAACTGCTGATCCTGAACAAGCAGTATGCCAAGGTTTTGCGCTGCCTGCGGGAGCGCACCAACTTTGAGCTGGAGAACGACCAGGAGGAGAGTCTGGAACTGATTTACTTCTGCGAGATCCCGGATGACTATGTGCCCGAGTTACGGGCGAAGCTGTGCGTGAGCCTTATCCACATGCGGGCCCACCACCTTTTGGGCTACATCATCCAGAATGTACAGGAGCACATCACTCTGACGGCGGACAGAGTGGAGCTGTACATGGACATCACGGAGGCTCTGATGCAGGAGCACAAGTACGCCGAGGCCATTGCGCTGATGAGTCCAATCACCGATGGCGACACCGTCGAGTGCCCTGCCTTTGTGTGGCTGCGGCAGGCCGAGTGCCTCCGCCAGTTAAACCGCACCAACGAGGCCATCCAGAGCTACGAGAAGGTAGTGCAACTGGCGCCCTTCTGCTACGACGCACGGTTCACCCTCTCCGCACTGCTGAAGCAGCAGGGCAGACACGAGGAGGCCGTTCAGGCACTGGAGCAGCCGGGCGAAGCCGAGGGCCAGCCTCTGATTGCCCGCCTATTGTACGAGAGGTGTGTGATGCTGCAGCAGATCGGAAGAATCGAGGAGTTCCTGGACGTGGGCTATGCCCTGCTCAGCCGGCACTCAATCAAGCTGTACAACCGCGAGGAGATGATGGCGGCCGCAAATGGAGGCAGTGCCTACAATTCTGAGAGCCTCAAAACCATCATCCAGATGCGCAGCAAGGCGGTAGATAACTCCGCGGAGCAGGATCTGCAG GATCCCGCCAAGAATGCCGCCAGTGAGACCTCCGATCTGACCGTCAAGGATGAGTTTAACCTCTTCCAGGAGCTGGTGCGTACGGCCTTTAAGCATGGCATGCACAGCGCCGCCGAGAAGATCTGCTTTGCCATGGTGACCACAAAAAGATTTACATACTACCACCACGAGATCGAGAGGATTATGGTGCTGACCTGCTATTACAACGATGACTGTGCCATAGCGTTTTCGTATCTGCGCGAGCTTATCGCCAAACAGCCCAGCCAGACTACTTTGTGGAACATGCTATCGCTGATGATTCAAAAGGGAGACGAGGTTCGCTACTATCGCTACATGCGCCGCCTGATGCAACGCCATCCGGTGGATACCAAACCGATGCGAATCTTCCAGGGCCACTATCACCTGAACTGCGCCTCCTTTAAGTACGCCCTGAACATCTACATGCCCATTCTGCGCGAGAATCCCGATGCACTGGTGGCCCTCTGCATAGCCGTGGCCTTTAACCAACTGTCGCTGCAGAAAAAGGTGCTCCGCAAGTCGGCCTCTGTGGCCCAGGCCGTGGCCTTTGCCCAGCGCTACAAGGAGCTACGATCCGCGGGCCATGAGTTCGGGGACTGCGCCGCCCAGCAGGAGATCTTCTACAACATCGGACGTATCTACCACCAGGCCAACATCCTGCACCTGGCTGTGGAGTACTATGAAAGGGCTCTGGCCGTGCCTCTTCATCCGCTGATTGCAGAGCACGAGTCCACTCTGGGTCTGCAGCACGAGGTGGCCTTCAACCTTCACCTCATATACCGAGCCCATGGGAACAAATGGAAGGCCCGCCAGTACCTGATGCGTTACTGCGTGGTCTAA